In one window of Flavobacterium ginsengisoli DNA:
- a CDS encoding TolC family protein has product MKNYITKIVTFAILITTIISCKVSKDIETPKDAFPENFRNASVSSDTTSIADIEWKNFFAEKDIVELIDSAVARNNDLLIAEKNIEIAQYRFTQSKWGNVPQVNLFVNANTSNPSDNSFTGMNLNQALGAKHIDDYSAGASLSWETDIWGKIRNQKKGAYAGYLQSAEVKKALQTNIVANVSRGYYNLLMLDAQLKIAQQNLRLNDSTTNIIKLKYDAGQVTTLAIQQSEAQKLNSEQLIPLLEQNIAIQENALSVLTGSFPNSKQRTILLNSIEIKSNPAIGIPSSLVSRRPDVKSAELALKVANANVGITKADLYPALRITAQGGLNSFETSSWFNIPASLFGTVAGGITQPILNNKRVRTQYNIAVAEREKAVLSFRQAVLVAVSEVSDALVKVEKLQQQEKFLKEKVKTLQRGN; this is encoded by the coding sequence ATGAAAAATTATATAACCAAAATCGTGACCTTCGCCATTCTGATCACGACAATAATATCCTGTAAAGTCTCAAAGGATATTGAAACTCCTAAAGATGCATTTCCTGAAAATTTCAGGAATGCATCGGTTTCGAGTGATACAACAAGTATTGCCGATATTGAGTGGAAAAACTTCTTTGCAGAAAAAGATATTGTTGAATTGATTGACAGCGCGGTTGCTAGAAATAACGACCTGCTTATTGCAGAGAAAAACATCGAAATTGCGCAATACAGATTTACACAATCTAAATGGGGAAATGTTCCTCAAGTCAATTTATTTGTAAATGCCAATACAAGCAATCCTTCTGACAATAGTTTTACAGGAATGAACTTGAATCAGGCTTTAGGCGCTAAACATATTGATGATTATTCTGCTGGAGCTTCACTTTCTTGGGAAACTGATATTTGGGGAAAGATCAGAAACCAAAAGAAAGGAGCTTACGCAGGATATCTTCAATCTGCAGAAGTAAAAAAAGCATTGCAGACTAATATTGTTGCTAATGTTTCAAGAGGCTATTACAATCTATTGATGCTAGATGCTCAACTAAAAATTGCGCAACAAAACCTAAGATTAAACGACAGTACGACCAATATTATTAAGTTAAAATATGATGCTGGTCAAGTAACCACTTTAGCAATTCAACAGTCTGAAGCACAGAAATTAAACTCAGAACAATTGATTCCGTTATTGGAACAAAATATTGCTATTCAAGAAAATGCTTTAAGTGTTTTAACCGGTTCATTCCCAAATTCAAAACAAAGAACCATTCTTTTAAATTCAATTGAAATTAAAAGCAATCCAGCAATTGGAATTCCGTCTTCATTAGTAAGCAGAAGACCAGACGTAAAAAGTGCTGAATTAGCCCTTAAAGTTGCAAACGCAAATGTCGGTATCACAAAAGCGGATTTATACCCAGCTCTTAGAATTACGGCGCAAGGCGGTTTGAACTCTTTCGAAACGAGCAGCTGGTTCAATATTCCAGCTTCTCTATTCGGAACTGTTGCAGGTGGCATAACTCAACCTATTCTAAACAATAAAAGAGTTAGAACACAATATAATATCGCTGTAGCAGAAAGAGAAAAAGCAGTCTTAAGTTTTAGACAAGCAGTTTTGGTAGCTGTTAGCGAAGTTTCGGATGCTTTGGTAAAAGTGGAAAAATTACAGCAACAAGAAAAGTTCTTAAAAGAAAAAGTAAAAACGTTGCAGCGAGGCAATTAA
- a CDS encoding TolC family protein: MLFQNGLAEYLEVLTAQANLLQSELELADLKRQQLTANTDLYRALGGGWK; this comes from the coding sequence TTGTTATTCCAAAACGGATTAGCAGAATATCTTGAAGTTTTAACTGCGCAAGCAAATCTTTTACAAAGCGAATTAGAATTAGCTGATCTTAAAAGACAGCAACTCACAGCCAATACAGATTTGTACCGCGCTCTAGGCGGAGGCTGGAAATAA